The Lycium barbarum isolate Lr01 chromosome 10, ASM1917538v2, whole genome shotgun sequence genome includes a region encoding these proteins:
- the LOC132616010 gene encoding kirola-like — MSLEGKLVSEITIKSCGDVFHEIFRHRPHHISTMCPDKVQNVDIHEGDWGTVGSIIFWNFTHDGKEKVAKEIIEAIDEEKKLVRFKVIGGDILDAYKSFCLTVHVETKGVNNLVTWILEYEKKHNNVPDPHSLMEFCLNVTKDIETHHIK; from the exons ATGAGTCTTGAAGGAAAGTTGGTTTCGGAGATAACTATCAAGTCTTGTGGAGATGTGTTCCATGAGATCTTTAGGCATAGACCACATCACATCTCAACCATGTGTCCTGATAAAGTACAGAATGTGGACATTCATGAAGGTGACTGGGGAACTGTTGGTTCTATCATTTTCTGGAATTTCACCCATG ATGGGAAAGAGAAGGTGGCAAAGGAGATAATTGAAGCCATAGATGAGGAAAAGAAGCTGGTTAGATTCAAGGTGAttggtggagatatattggatgCATACAAATCATTTTGTCTCACTGTTCATGTTGAGACCAAAGGTGTAAACAACTTAGTTACTTGGATCTTGGAATATGAAAAGAAGCATAACAATGTGCCTGATCCACATAGTTTGATGGAATTCTGCCTCAATGTCACCAAAGATATTGAGACTCACCACATCAAGTGA